In Clarias gariepinus isolate MV-2021 ecotype Netherlands chromosome 1, CGAR_prim_01v2, whole genome shotgun sequence, one DNA window encodes the following:
- the klc2 gene encoding kinesin light chain 2, producing MSTMVYPREEVMERLSQDEIVMNTKAVMQGLETLRGEHAQLLNSLLDCTPPPAAQEKSGLLRKSLEAIELGLGEAQVIIALSGHLSAVESEKQKLRAQVRRLCQENQWLRDELASTQHKLQKSEQNVAQLEEEKKHLEFMNQIRKFDDDATPSEEKSGEKEKDNLDDLFPNDDEHGQAQRSGEVAAQQGGYEIPARLRTLHNLVIQYASQGRYEVAVPLCKQALEDLEKTSGHDHPDVATMLNILALVYRDQNKYKEAAHLLNDALAIREKTLGKDHPAVAATLNNLAVLYGKRGKYKEAEPLCKRALEIREKVLGKYHPDVAKQLNNLALLCQNQGKYEEVVYYYSRALEIYESKLGADDPNVAKTKNNLATCYLKQGKFKDAEALYKEILTRAHEKQFGSVNNDNKPIWMHAEEREESKGKKKDSSPYGEYGSWYKACKVDSPTVTNTLRSLGALYRRQGKLEAAETLEECATKNRKQGIDAINQSKVVELLKDGGPGGDKRHHREGQNGSGGPRDSEGDEAEWSGDGSGSLRRSGSLGKIREALRRSSEMLVKKLQGSGPQEPRNPGMKRASSLNFLNKSVEETSQEVNNGLSECRGLSTSNVDLSRRSSLIG from the exons ATGTCCACTATGGTGTACCCAAGGGAGGAGGTCATGGAGCGGCTGAGTCAGGATGAGATCGTGATGAACACAAAGGCGGTGATGCAAGGGCTGGAGACGCTACGAGGCGAGCACGCTCAGCTCCTCAACTCGCTGCTGGACTGCACTCCGCCTCCGGCCGCGCAGGAGAAATCTGGACTGCTCCGCAAGAGCCTGGAGGCCATCGAGCTGGGCCTGGGGGAGGCGCAG GTCATCATCGCACTGTCTGGTCACCTGAGCGCCGTGGAGTCGGAGAAGCAGAAGCTGCGCGCTCAGGTGCGCCGCCTGTGCCAGGAGAACCAGTGGCTGCGGGACGAGTTGGCCAGCACCCAGCACAAGCTGCAGAAGAGCGAGCAGAATGTGGCTCAGCTCGAGGAGGAAAAGAAGCACCTCGAGTTCATGAACCAGATACGCAAGTTCGACGATGACGCCACACCCTCAGAGGAGAAATccggagagaaagaaaaggacaaCCTGGACGATCTGTTTCCCAACGACGATGAGCATGGACAAG CCCAGCGCAGCGGCGAGGTGGCAGCACAGCAAGGAGGATACGAGATCCCGGCTCGGCTCAGGACGTTGCacaacctggtgattcagtacgcCTCTCAGGGCAGGTACGAGGTGGCAGTGCCTCTCTGCAAACAAGCCCTGGAAGACCTGGAGAAGACCTCGGGCCACGACCACCCCGACGTTGCTACCATGCTCAACATCCTCGCTCTTGTCTACAG GGACCAGAATAAGTACAAAGAAGCGGCTCACCTGCTAAACGACGCGCTAGCAATCCGTGAGAAGACCCTGGGGAAGGATCACCCCGCCGTAGCGGCCACACTCAACAACCTGGCTGTTCTGTATGGCAAGAGGGGCAAGTACAAGGAAGCTGAACCATTGTGCAAGAGGGCGCTGGAGATCAGGGAGAAG GTTTTGGGTAAGTACCACCCCGATGTGGCGAAGCAGCTGAATAACCTGGCGCTGCTGTGCCAGAACCAGGGGAAGTACGAGGAAGTGGTGTACTACTACAGCCGTGCGCTGGAGATCTATGAGAGCAAGCTGGGGGCCGACGACCCCAATGTGGCCAAGACCAAAAATAATCTG GCCACGTGCTACCTAAAACAGGGCAAGTTTAAGGACGCTGAGGCACTGTACAAAGAGATCCTGACCCGTGCCCACGAGAAGCAGTTCGGCTCTGTGAACA ATGACAACAAGCCCATATGGATGCATGctgaagagagagaagagagtaAG GGCAAGAAGAAAGACTCTAGTCCCTACGGCGAGTATGGCAGCTGGTACAAGGCCTGCAAAGTGGACAG TCCTACAGTCACTAACACACTAAGGAGCCTGGGGGCGCTGTACCGGCGCCAGGGCAAGCTAGAGGCCGCTGAGACTCTGGAAGAGTGTGCCACAAAGAACCGCAAACAG ggCATAGATGCGATTAACCAGAGTAAGGTGGTGGAGTTGCTGAAGGATGGCGGCCCTGGTGGAGACAAACGGCACCACAGAGAGGGACAGAATGGTTCTGGAGGTCCTCGTGACTCTGAGGGAGATGAGGCAGAGTGGAGCGGG GATGGGAGCGGCTCTCTGCGGCGCAGCGGCTCATTAGGGAAGATCCGAGAGGCTCTGAGACGCAGCAGTGAGATGCTGGTGAAGAAGCTGCAAGGTAGCGGCCCACAGGAACCACGGAACCCAGG GATGAAGAGAGCGAGCTCTTTGAACTTCCTTAACAAGAGTGTAGAGGAGACCTCACAG GAAGTGAACAATGGCCTGTCAGAATGTAGAGGACTGAGCACCAGCAACGTGGACCTTTCAAGAAGAAGCTCCCTGATTGGTTAG
- the LOC128530230 gene encoding serine/threonine-protein kinase D3-like — protein sequence MKMFLSCFYRINLFFIIIIITSLSLSFSSGSFSQISIGTESIPGGPICVHFQIGLFKEGVRLSEGRLSFKSAKKVAAEIIEKKAPDWSVIGLGEKLLLFKHDPMSEQLLHRLTEQHYLHDGDLVEVVLAASASLTEVKFRPHSLVVQSYRTPTFCNHCGEMLWGLVRQGLKCEGCGLDFHKRCALMLANDCSRVYRPCGPSLSLFPPSRPRSTSLSNHTGGSLEEISLSKPSRSRPPSWADRPVWLGVCDGARGGRPLVPHTFHIHTYTKPTVCQYCHRLLKGLFRQGLQCSDCKFNCHRRCESQVPPDCRGERANGEESNSHQEPESEEDRAVVTVNAIYGEYPFKARPHVGEEPSEQPPIGPCFSSNIPLMRVVQSVRQTKRRSSGILKNGWLLHHTDVDTLRKRHYWILDGKSITMYQNENSNKYYKELPLSEVLQVRGSSQLTVPVEEDDAGHSFELQTSSVVYCVFAGAEGAAWESAIRLALMPLQSLSLDTAQPADDRVICQEIQDISLLYQIFSDEVLGSGQFGVVYGGTHRQTGRLVAIKVIDKTRFPAKQERQSKNEVAILQSLSHPGVIILEGMFETPDRTFVVMEKLHSDMLEMILSNENGRLPERITRFLVMQILEALRYLHMKHIAHCDLKPENVLLASPDGLPQVKLCDFGFARIIGEKSFRRSVVGTPAYLAPEVISSNGYNRSLDMWAVGVILYVSLSGTFPFNEDEDINQQITNAAFMYPRHLWALISLEAVSLINNLLQVVVRRRFSVGKAMGHPWLQNFQLWCDLRQFEQRLGRRYLTHESDDERWRCHAQEKGLSLPPHLQIEQGH from the exons atGAAGATGTTCTTAAGCTGCTTTTACAGAATCAAcctcttcttcatcatcatcatcatcacatctctctcgctctctttctcttcaggCTCTTTCTCGCAGATATCTATAGGAACAGAGTCAATCCCTGGAGGCCCCATCTGCGTCCATTTCCAAATAGGTCTGTTTAAAGAAGGGGTCAGGTTATCCGAGGGCCGACTGAGTTTCAAAAGCGCCAAGAAAGTAGCAGCAGAAATCATCGAGAAGAAG GCCCCTGATTGGAGTGTGATAGGCCTCGGTGAGAAGCTGCTGCTGTTTAAGCACGATCCCATGTCAGAGCAGCTCCTTCACAGACTCACAGAGCAACACTACCTGCACGATGGAGACCTGGTGGAGGTGGTACTTGCTG CTTCCGCGTCACTGACTGAGGTGAAGTTCCGCCCACATTCGTTGGTGGTCCAGTCCTATCGCACACCTACGTTTTGTAACCACTGTGGCGAAATGCTCTGGGGACTTGTCCGACAGGGCTTAAAATGTGAAG gtTGTGGTTTAGATTTCCATAAACGCTGCGCATTGATGTTGGCTAACGACTGTTCACGGGTGTACCGGCCATGCGGCCCCAGTCTGTCACTCTTCCCTCCGTCACGTCCTCGTTCCACCTCCCTCAGCAACCACACTGGAGGCAGTCTGGAGGAG ATCAGTCTTTCCAAGCCGTCACGCTCCCGGCCTCCGTCATGGGCAGACAGGCCCGTGTGGTtaggtgtgtgtgatggggcAAGAGGAGGCAGACCCCTGGTGCCACACACCTTCCACATCCACACGTACACCAAGCCCACAGTGTGTCAGTACTGCCACCGGCTGCTCAAAGGGCTGTTCCGCCAAGGCCTACAGTGCTCTG ACTGCAAGTTTAACTGTCATCGCCGCTGTGAGTCTCAGGTTCCACCAGACTGTAGAGGAGAGCGAGCCAACGGAGAAG AGAGCAACTCGCACCAGGAGCCTGAATCTGAGGAGGACAGAGCTGTGGTAACAGTCAACGCTATTTATGGAGAGTATCCATTTAAAGCGCGCCCTCATGTGGGGGAGGAGCCTTCGGAGCAACCACCGATCGG TCCCTGTTTCAGCAGCAATATCCCCTTGATGAGGGTGGTGCAGTCGGTTAGGCAGACTAAGAGGCGATCCAGTGGCATACTGAAAAATGGCTGGCTGTTGCACCATACCGATGTAGATACACTG AGAAAAAGGCACTACTGGATTCTGGATGGAAAAAGCATCACAATGTACCAGAACGAGAACAGCAACAAGTACTACAAG GAGCTGCCTCTGTCTGAAGTGCTGCAGGTTCGAGGCTCGTCTCAGCTTACTGTTCCCGTGGAGGAGGATGATGCTGGTCATTCGTTCGAGCTGCAGACGAGTTCGGTCGTCTATTGCGTGTTCGCAGGTGCAGAAGGAGCTGCCTGGGAGTCGGCCATCAGGCTCGCACTTATGCCTTTACAGAGCCTCAGCCTTGACACAGCACAGCCCGCag ATGATCGAGTGATCTGTCAAGAAATCCAG GATATTAGTTTGCTGTATCAGATATTCTCGGATGAAGTGCTGGGATCAGGACAGTTTGGAGTGGTGTACGGAG gCACTCACAGGCAGACGGGTCGACTGGTGGCTATTAAGGTCATTGATAAAACTCGCTTCCCAGCCAAGCAGGAGAGACAGAGCAAAAACGAGGTGGCCATCCTGCAG AGTCTGTCCCACCCTGGGGTCATCATACTCGAAGGCATGTTCGAGACTCCCGATCGCACTTTCGTTGTCATGGAGAAGCTCCATAGCGACATGCTGGAGATGATTCTGTCCAATGAGAATGGACGACTTCCTGAGCGCATCACTCGCTTCCTTGTTATGCAG attttGGAGGCTCTGCGCTACCTGCATATGAAACACATCGCTCACTGTGACCTTAAACCTGAGAATGTGCTGCTTGCCTCACCAGATGGTCTACCTCAG GTGAAACTGTGCGACTTTGGTTTTGCACGGATCATCGGTGAGAAGTCATTCCGGCGCTCTGTGGTGGGCACGCCGGCGTATTTGGCCCCCGAAGTGATTAGCAGCAACGGCTATAACCGCTCACTCGACATGTGGGCTGTTGGGGTGATCCTGTATGTCAGCCTAAGCGGCACATTTCCCTTCAACGAGGATGAGGACATTAACCAACAGATCACTAACGCTGCCTTCATGTATCCTCGGCACCTCTGGGCCCTCATTTCTCTGGAGG cGGTGAGTCTGATTAATAACCTGCTGCAGGTGGTGGTTCGGCGCAGGTTCAGTGTGGGGAAAGCGATGGGACATCCCTGGCTCCAG AACTTCCAGCTGTGGTGTGACCTGCGTCAGTTTGAGCAACGTCTGGGCCGCCGTTACCTCACTCATGAGTCAGATGACGAGCGGTGGAGATGTCACGCTCAGGAGAAAGGCCTTAGCCTGCCTCCTCATTTACAGATAGAACAGGGACactaa